The DNA sequence GCGGGGCGGCTGAGGGGGACATTGGCGACCCGGTCGCCCGCGTCCCCTTCTCCACATAGGGGGCATTTCGCCATCATTCCCTCCTGTCCGCCGGACCCCTTTTTCGGGGCCGGCCGTCACCAGGAGGATCATCATGGCCGAGCTTGTCGCCGCCACAACGCCACGCTATCTCAAGACGCCCGACGCGGCGATCCACCTCGGCCTCTCGGCCCGCACGCTGGAAAAGCATCGCTGCTACGGCACCGGCCCCGTGTTCCGCAGGCTCGGCGGTCGGATCGTCTATGCGATCGACGATCTCGACGCCTGGGCCGCGCTCGGCACCCGCCGGTCCACGTCCGATCCGGGCAGCGGCGTCGTCCATCCCGCCAAGCGCCTGCCCACCGATTGCGTGCGCCGCTGAGCACCGATGCCCACCGCACGCTCCCTTTCCGGCCGGTCGAGCGCCGAGCGCACGCAGCTTGAACTGTTCCGCTCGGTCCCCGGCGACCTTGCGGCCCGCGACGCCCAGAACTTGATGGCCTGGCCGTTCTTCTCGCTCGCCAAGGCCCGCCGCACCGCGCCCATCGACTTCCGCGTGGGCGCGACATGGATCTCGGTCGAGGCCGTGCCCGAGCACGGCATGGCGACTATTTGGGACGCCGACGTGCTGATCTGGGCGGCGAGCCAGCTCATCGAGGCGCGCGACGCCGGACGGCCGACCTCGCGCCTGATGGTGACGACGCCGCACGAGATACTGGCGTTCACCCGGCGCGGCACCGGCAAGGCGAGCTACGAGCGGCTGAAGGCCGCGCTCGACCGCCTGCAATCCACGACCGTCGCCACTTCGATCCGGCAGCAGCACCAGCGCCGCCGCCATCGTTTCTCATGGATCAACGAATGGCGCGAGCTGGCGGACAGTAACGGCCGTGCGCTCGGTATCGAGCTGATCCTGCCCGACTGGTTCTATGCCGGCGTGCTCGACCGCGCGCTCGTGCTGACCATCGACCGCGCCTATTTCGACCTCACGGGCGGGCTTGAACGCTGGCTCTACCGCATCGTGCGCAAGCATGGCGGGCGGCAGGAAGGCGGCTGGAGCTTCGACGTTCCGCACCTCTACCTGAAATCCGGCGTGCTCTCGCCGCTGCGCCGGTTCGCGTTCGAGCTGCGCGCCATCGTCGCGCGCCAACCGCTCCCCGGCTACGTCCTCACGCTTGAACATGCGCTCGGCCGCGACCGGCTCAACTTCACCCCTATCCCCGTCGATCCGTTCGACGCGGCCATGCGCCGTGTCGGCCTCAAGCCTGTGGAGAACTGGCCATGAGGCTCGGACTATCGGGAACGGCCGGATTCGGACGATCGGGAACGCGAGACTCGGACTTTCGGGAACGCGCGGTCCTCGCAAACCCGCAGAAATCCTCGCGGAATCGGCCCCCTTCTAACGATGCTAATAGAAAAGAATCCTTCGGATTCTTGCTAACGGCGCGCGCGGCTCTGGACGCCGCTGCCAGTCAGCACGCGCGGCACACCCCCGGAGACCTCCCATGATCGATGACCGGCCCCCGGCCGTGCGCGGCAGCGGCGCATTCAGCGCGCTCGCCCGCGACGGCCTCACCCATGTCGAACTGACCTGGATCGAGAAGAAGCTGGAGCACTGGATACGCTTCGGCCGCATCGCCCAGGACCGCATCCTGACGCGCCGAACCCGCGTCGTCGGCTTCCGTCCGGGCGCCGTCTTCGCGTTCGTGCGCTGGGCGGCCAACGACTTCGGCACGATCGTCTCGCGCATCGACGTGGTGCGCGCGGTCGCGGCCAACGAAGCCTACACGACGCTGCCGTTCGTGCGGCCGGGCGGCGACATCCTGCTCAAGATCGAGGGCTGGCCCAAGGTTAGCCAAGTGCTCGCCGCGATCGACGCGGTGGAAGCGGCCGGCGTCGATCCCTGCGATGCGGCTGCCGACCATTGGCGGCACGTCCACAACCGCATCGCCGCCGGCCAGCAGCCGCGCCTCTACACGATCGAGCGCCATCACGCCTGGCTCAAGCGCCGGGAGATCGAAGAATGACGCGCCGTCGCTATGCCATCGCGACGGCTAT is a window from the Altererythrobacter sp. B11 genome containing:
- a CDS encoding DUF2840 domain-containing protein; translation: MIDDRPPAVRGSGAFSALARDGLTHVELTWIEKKLEHWIRFGRIAQDRILTRRTRVVGFRPGAVFAFVRWAANDFGTIVSRIDVVRAVAANEAYTTLPFVRPGGDILLKIEGWPKVSQVLAAIDAVEAAGVDPCDAAADHWRHVHNRIAAGQQPRLYTIERHHAWLKRREIEE
- a CDS encoding helix-turn-helix transcriptional regulator — translated: MAELVAATTPRYLKTPDAAIHLGLSARTLEKHRCYGTGPVFRRLGGRIVYAIDDLDAWAALGTRRSTSDPGSGVVHPAKRLPTDCVRR
- a CDS encoding replication initiator protein A — protein: MPTARSLSGRSSAERTQLELFRSVPGDLAARDAQNLMAWPFFSLAKARRTAPIDFRVGATWISVEAVPEHGMATIWDADVLIWAASQLIEARDAGRPTSRLMVTTPHEILAFTRRGTGKASYERLKAALDRLQSTTVATSIRQQHQRRRHRFSWINEWRELADSNGRALGIELILPDWFYAGVLDRALVLTIDRAYFDLTGGLERWLYRIVRKHGGRQEGGWSFDVPHLYLKSGVLSPLRRFAFELRAIVARQPLPGYVLTLEHALGRDRLNFTPIPVDPFDAAMRRVGLKPVENWP